In Miscanthus floridulus cultivar M001 chromosome 19, ASM1932011v1, whole genome shotgun sequence, the DNA window TCTAACTTTTAGCCCCTCCCTGGTGAATGAAACACCATGATATGAAATTGGTGGTAAGTCAATGCATGACTCCACCCCACTAAGCCTCAAACCGTGGTGTCCACACTATTTGGGTGTTTGTAAAATTAATGGCTATATGTGCCGTGGCTAGATATGTTCATTTAGTCGGCTGATTATCCCATTTAAGTGACCATTTAGCTCAAATAAATGGCTAAATGATATAGTTTAGTGTTTATACGAACATAAGCTACATGCTACTACATCTCTAGTTAGTGCAAAGGCGGAAGATCATATTTGGTTCGATGGTGACTACAAAGTATGGTGAAATACAAAAGGTGATAAATGTCTAGTTTATTTGTAAGCAAAGCATAAAAATAGTAGGAAATGATATGGAATCTAAAGTAAGGCAACTTATGGTGTAGTATGTTCGATCTATGGTCACACAATCCTGGCATGGGAAACAAAGGGTGCATATCTTGTGCAGATGGAGCAAATACACCATTTGACCCAGGCCTTCAAAAAAATTGAAACTTAGCACATGCACATCCATAGTTCATCTAGTGTACTTTGTTACAAAGTTGAGATTTAAAGCCATTTTTTCATGTACCACATTTGTCCTGAACTTTGTCATTTTCATGATATATTTTAATCTTTGCCACAAAGTACATATATATGGATGAGCTATATGTATGTGCGAAGTTTCAAAATTGTTTGAAGTACGAATTCTTTGGTGTATTTGCCCTGTTTGCAACATGAGTTGCATTTGCGCAAGATATGTGCCCACTTGGGGAAACAAAGAGATGGATGATTGAGATGTGCGATAAATTTCATTGCAAAAACCGCTTGGTTCTCATCTTCCTTTTTTTTGTGAGACGGGGTTCATCTTCCGGTTTTATGTACACATCTAATTGGCATGTCAAGCATCAACTATCAAAGAGCTAATGACTAGCTACAGTCAATAGCTTTGAAAAGTATGTCTTGTCATTAACACATAAAGAAGACTAATAGAATGTACTTTGGCGAGGAACACTGCAGCATATCCGGCAATGCTCAGCCATACGTGACACCATCAACTGAATCTACGCATACAGTGTTGGAGTAAGTACAGGACGCCACACATATTCTTCTGCTCCATAAAGCAGGCCAAAAACTACCAGTATCTTTTATCTTTTTGCCCCAATATAGAAGTGGGATATTTTTGCATTTAATGAAACTGCTAAGTAAACTTATGAAGTGTTTGGTCTAAAGAATCACCTTATCTAGAATGAAATGGTCCATCATGGAGTCATTGCATCAGGATAAATCCATTTCTCGTTATTAAGCTAACTTGTGAGGGATTATGTGGCAACAGACTAATAGATTTCATTCCTCGAACCAAACAAAAATATAAGGAATGAGAAGCCCTATTCCTTAAACTAAACACGTCCTTGGTGAACCAAATCCACTTGGAGAGTAACAGTAGTTACCCCTGGTGAACTTAGTAATACCACAGTTGGAACCTGGACACCCAGCTGCAGTTCTTTAGTAATCCTGGAATTTGCTATTTCTTGATTGATTTTTCCTTCAAGAAGTTAGTACATCAGTGGTGTTTCTGTCTCTTCCCCTCTTCAGAGGGAGCAAAATGAAAGaagaggggaggggggggggggggggggggggggggagacaaTAAATGGAATACAATCTTGGGTATTACTATCTGCTAGAGTAGGCaggctcaagtgacgcgctcaCTGGTTTAAGGGGGTTCATCTAAAAATAGacccaaaaaaaaaactgaacaGAAGAAGAAAATTTTGCTCAGTGGTGTGTAGGCTTATGACCCCTTGGACCATAGTAATCGACATGAATCTCTGGCAGACCGTGGCCAACTCGATCTTTTTCTTCAGAAATGCTTTCCTCCATTTTACCACCAGATGGCTCATTGTCAGTGGACCTCACTCCCATCTCCCCAGGTTTCTGAAATAACCAAAGAATGCACAACAGTTAGGAACTGCAGAAAGAATCACTGCACGGTATGTATGAAATGCGCTTGCGAATAGCGGTTACTTACATGAACCATCTGGTTGTTGAATGCCTCATGGCTCTCTGCATCGAGCCGAATACCCTGCACCCTTGCCGTCACCAGGAACAGAACAATGACAACCACCACCAACGGCAAGGAGTTCTTCATCTTATCTCCGTGACTCTGTGTGAGGATCTTGGAACAGTTCAGTAGTGAAGCTCAGTTGGAATAGTGAAGACTGAAGAGCTATGGTCTTTGTTGCTTGAAGCTGAACCATTTGACTCAGAGATGAATATATACATCTTTGCTCTGGAACACTACCCTGGCCCCATCCAGTGATTGGTGTACTCATGTCTGCAGCAGAGGGGTTACCTGAAGTACCAATGCAAGATGTGGCCATAGTTTATGTTCTCTGTGCCGGCCTTTGCAGAGGTATGTCTGCCCAAAATATGGTCCTTGTTTAGGCCACTGGCCCCTGGATTAGGTGCTAATGCCATGCTTGAAAGTACCAAAGAGAATTATAATTTTGGCAAGTACTCTGCctggtttcaggtatggcatacATCTGCCCCTAGAGGCCTAGAAACTTGTGTGTTTGTCTGTAGAGAAATGTACACGAGTGCGTATATTTGTTCGTGCATTCCTCCAATAAAGTTCAAGCGAACTAGTAAATTCGATTATTTTACTGGCATATCGAAAAGGCATTATTTTGACCTTGTTGCAAACAGACAACAATAGTCAGGCGACAACGATCGGTGTTTGCCCAACCTAACCAGTTTGCTTACATTGTTCTCAACTGTGTTCAGCTTCATAATTTTTGTATCATGGGAGTGAGACCACACAAGTGAACAATCATGTGAGAAGAACAGGAAATTTGACCCAGTCTTGACACATTTCAGTCAATGAATCATTTGTTACATGGCGCAAGATCAATTTCAAGTCTAGGCAGTGACATTTTTATTTACAAAAAAGGGGGCAAACATTACACAGTGAGCTAGGAACTCACAGCTTCTTTGCTAGATTTACTTTCATCTGCTTAAAATCTCTCACAAGATGGAGCTCAAATTTGTTGGTTCAATAACCAACAAGAATAATATCAAGTTTGTTGGTTCAATTACCAACAAGAATCGTAACGTGTGTCGCAGCAATGGGTATCAACTAACAACAATGAGGAGCCGAGATGACTACATACAATTACAACTCAGCAATGCAACACAGAGCCTAATTGTGACAAGAATTCGGTTACTGCCTTCCCAGGAGTATCCTGAGGCTATTGAGCCCTTCAGCTGATATGCTCCGTGCCACCCTACCGGGACGGTCCACTTTGACCTGAGGAGGGGCCTCTGGGTGGAACGAGACCAACACTGCAGTTAAGTTGTCAGTGGCCCCTCGCCTTATTGCCTCCTCAACGATTTCCTTGCAGCATAATTTCACATCGTTGTGCTCTTGGAGGCGCTTCCGTGCAAAGTCCACGGAGTTTTGATTTGAGAAGACATCCCAGATTCCGTCACTGCCAATTATCAAGAACTCATCGTCCTTTGTTAGTGTGATCATCTTGAGCTCTGGGTCAGCACTCAGGGGACCTCCTGGCTCGCCAACTTCTTTCATACCCTCAAGATGCCAGTCACCAAGCGCTCTAGTGACTCCTAGCAGACCATTCAGATAGCCATCATCCACATAGCCACCAAGCGATTCTATGCGCAATTTTTCACTGAGGCTACAAGGCCTGTGGTCCATGGACATTTCAATTGCAGTGCCACACCGGGAAAGAACTGCCCTGCAATCACCAGCATTAGCGACCAGAAGAGACCTGCACGAATCATGCGAATTTTTAGCATTGGCCATAAAAGTTCAACAGATAACAAGTGCAAATAAATTTAAATGTATAAATATAGTATAAAGTTAGAGAGTGACGCATCATAAATGGTGTGTGCCTTGGCAATTCTAAAACAAGATTACAAATCTGAAAAATTCTAAAAGAAAGTAGCAGATATTGGGTAAGCTGCAAACCTGTACCAACATATGAGGATCCATCAATGGTCTAAAGTTTAAACCATGGGCCTCTAAGCTTCCAAATCCCAAATTCTCATAAAATGGATGCAATAATGATTGAAGATTCTCAAGGAGAACAAACCGTGATTTATGTGTTTTTTTTGGAGCTCAACCGTGATTTATGTTGAGGACAATCAGTTCAATTTATATACGAACAGGTGAGTATCTAAAAGTCAAATCATCTTTTCCGGTTCACAATACCTCACCTAATATTAACTACTTTGCCTAAATATTTGCACACTTTTCAAAAAAGAAGAGTAAGCACATACCATCCTACGTTGGATAATTTTTATAAGAGTAAATTGCACGACCGGTCCTTAAAGTATTGAGCGGATTTCATCTGGGTCCCCAGACTACGAAATCGCACTTTGGCTCCCTAATGTATTTAAGTAATCTCATCTAGGTCCAAAATAGACACGATAAGGGTTAGAAGCTGATGTGGCCATCCATGTGGACATGATTTAACCCAGGCACCGCCACCTCGATGACTGGAAATTGACCTTGCCGAGGTGGCGGCGGTGACATGGCGTATCCTGATTGGAGGGAAGGTGTTTGTTGACTGTCGGTCAACAAGCGATCTGAACCGTCGGTTTTGGATCAGGCGGGGTAGGAGGAGTCGTCCTCCCCTGTAGCCGCGCTGGGGTGCTCTTTGGCGGCATCCTCGCTAGAGTCAAGGCGGGATGGCACTCCGGCGGACGATGATCTCTGGCGAGCGGTAGAGCAGGAAGAGGAGGCCATGGCGAAGTCGTCTGCGGCGATCTCGACGGCGGGGAGGCAGCGGGGAAGGGAATCAAGGTGGTGGGGCGGACGGTGGCGGTCTGGGAGCTCTGGTGAGGTCGAGGAGTGGAGTTGCCGGCTCGGATTGACATTGTGGAGTGGTGTAGAGGCCTCGTCGTGCTTCTACGAACCCAACGGAGGAGGAATCAAGTCTGGAGGTGAGCTGTGGACGAAGATCAGGAGCTCGGCTGTGTGCTTGGTAatggcgggggcggcggcggattCGGGCGCTAGAGCGAGAGAGAGATCACAGGGAGGGGCGAGGCGGCGTGACGCAGCAGCAACAGGCGGTGGTGTGGCGGCGCGACGCAGCGGTAGCGGCAGGCGGCAGGCGCATGGCCAAGCTGCCACCGCTCTCCCGTGGTCGCTTGCCCCGATGCGACGGCAAGGCCTGCGGGTTGCACGCTCGCCCCTGCATGCCAGCGGTGGCGTGCACGACCGGCAGTGCACTCGCTCGCCTACCCCCGATACGATGGCGCGACCCGCATCCCCCACGCTCACCTGGTGAGCTCACAGGCCGGCGGCAGCTGGAGCTGGAAGACAGGGCCGTCCTAGTGGTGACTGGGCTGGAAGATCCTGGCCGCGCATGCCACATCTTAGGGTTTTGTACTTAAATCGTCCACATGGATGGCCACGTCAGCTTCTAACCCTTCTCGGGTCTATTTTGGACATAGATGAGATCACTTAAATACATTAGGGAGCTCAACGTACGATTTCGTAGTTTGGGGACTCAGATGAAATCCGTCCAATACTTTAAGGACCAGCGGTGCAATTTACTCTTTTTACAATTTGATTTAGAATTGTGTTACTTGGCATAAATAGAAGTCAACATTCAAATGTTTGCAATAAAGATTAGGACGCGTTGAAGACTAGATCTAGTACAGCACAGTTGCTGAACAGCCATGGTACTAGCGCTATACAACATTAAAAGGCaaaacttagggcctgtttggatcactAGGGCTAGTTACTAGTTGGGGCTAAAAATTAGTCCAAATTAGCTAGAGCCAGCTAGCTAGTTAGCTAACAACTAGTAGAAAACCTATTAGCCCTCCTGCTAAGCTAATAATTAGCCCTtgtatccaaacatgcccttgaAATGAGATGAAATATTGTACAGACATGATTGAACACTGTAGCTTTAGTTCTAAAAGATACTTGATACATTTTCACCAGATGTCCACTAAAATATTTCTTATGTAATCCATATGGTAGACATTGAACAATAAGGATTTGAGGAAACCGATTATATACATATACAGATCATGATATTAATAAAGAACTCTTAAATATCCTACGAAAAGCTGGGGATCATCATACTTATGACAGGAAAGTACCTTCCAAAAATCATTGCTGTAAGTGCAGTTGTGCCAGAGGATGTTGCTCTATGGAGAGAGCATGTCTCAGCAAACTGGCAATCAATCTGCATAAAGGACCTCCTCACAACCTTTTCAAGCTGAAGAGGGAAATCtgaatcttccacaatcaccctTGGTAAATTATCACGAACAAAATGGGCAGCATCTTTTCCACCATGACCATCAAAGACCTGATTAttgaaatggagaaaatagataCCTAAGAGAAATATCAAGTTTTTGTGAATCGTGCATGCAGAATGATAACGTGGTTATCTAGATGAGCAAGTGTGCAACTCAATGAAATTATCTGAGAGCACAGATCTGTATATTACTAGCTGTACATATGTAGAATAACTTTACTAAGACATGAATTTGTTCCATTGAACTTAAATAACTAACCAAGGAAAACAACTGCATACATCAAAAGAGGCAGACTCATTTTCTggaaggagaaaaaaaaaactataagcCTATTTTCAGCTTCTGATATTGCAATGAACTACACATATGATATACTTGACTCGATGAGTGACCTCAACGTTCTACTGCTAGGCTGGTGGCCTGGTGCAGTGCGGACCAAATTTGTTATTAAGTCCTCTTCTTTATATGGGGTATTCTAGATGTACTCAGAATTTACCATCAGCATAGACTGCTTATTGATGTGCGTGTTTGGCAATATGATTGGTCTATCAAACTAGGAAAGGTAAAATAGAAGTGGGTAAGATGGCATGTGTTTACCCCATATAAGGAAACAACTTCATTATCTAACGATGGGAAGCCAAAGTTCTTAGCAAGGTCTGGAATGCACACGTGGGTATCTTCCATGTATTGGCGACCTCCAATATCGGACCAATCCCCCGATCGGATTACTGGAACAAAATTGCTTAACTTCTGCCTGAAATCAGCAGAAGTTGTGTTTTCGCAAACTCTCTCCATCTGCATGTAAACAGGATCAGTGCACAAGAATGCAATACAGGAAGCACTGAATGTGAATCTATAGATAAGCTGATCTAAATTACATGAAATCACAAAGTCAAGTTAGTGCAAGTAGCATTGAACATACTAATATAAGGAAACTTCATTACTTCAATTAATCATAAACCCAAATCCAAATGGCTATCAATTCTACTTCGGTGCTTGCACTCAAACAAATTCAGAAGTTACCGTCAGAAAGAAGCACATTAAGCTATAGGAGACATTAACTCATCTATTTTAATGAATTAGTTTCCACCTTAGTTGGAACAGTAAATTTTTTTAGAAATAATTGTCCTTGATATGAAGAGCATCAGTGGCTAATATGATACAACAAGCAGAGCCTGAGTTCGTAAATTGATAAAAAACATCTGAAC includes these proteins:
- the LOC136527812 gene encoding probable protein phosphatase 2C 54 isoform X2; this encodes MCLEEPEDAERLGFGDAGVEEPAKFPLAQVFDGHGGKDAAHFVRDNLPRVIVEDSDFPLQLEKVVRRSFMQIDCQFAETCSLHRATSSGTTALTAMIFGRSLLVANAGDCRAVLSRCGTAIEMSMDHRPCSLSEKLRIESLGGYVDDGYLNGLLGVTRALGDWHLEGMKEVGEPGGPLSADPELKMITLTKDDEFLIIGSDGIWDVFSNQNSVDFARKRLQEHNDVKLCCKEIVEEAIRRGATDNLTAVLVSFHPEAPPQVKVDRPGRVARSISAEGLNSLRILLGRQ
- the LOC136527812 gene encoding probable protein phosphatase 2C 54 isoform X1 is translated as MCLEEPEDAERLGFGDAGVEEPAKFPLAQMERVCENTTSADFRQKLSNFVPVIRSGDWSDIGGRQYMEDTHVCIPDLAKNFGFPSLDNEVVSLYGVFDGHGGKDAAHFVRDNLPRVIVEDSDFPLQLEKVVRRSFMQIDCQFAETCSLHRATSSGTTALTAMIFGRSLLVANAGDCRAVLSRCGTAIEMSMDHRPCSLSEKLRIESLGGYVDDGYLNGLLGVTRALGDWHLEGMKEVGEPGGPLSADPELKMITLTKDDEFLIIGSDGIWDVFSNQNSVDFARKRLQEHNDVKLCCKEIVEEAIRRGATDNLTAVLVSFHPEAPPQVKVDRPGRVARSISAEGLNSLRILLGRQ